From the Mesotoga prima MesG1.Ag.4.2 genome, the window CCGAGGAGATCGGGGCAGACGGCTATTCTCCAGATAGCTCGGCAGCGGTCGAACTGGCAAGAAGACTCGTTTCTTGAGTGATTCAGTGGTTTCTTCTCTTGATGAGGATCGAAAGCTAACTGCTGGAGAAGACGAAGAAAAGGAATTATTTCCCGCTTCCATCTCTTTCAAGCTTTATTGCCTGTTTTGATGGCAGCTAGATGAATTGCTATAATATTTAGGTATTCATTCGTTTATTTGTCTTGTATGGTTTTCATTTGATGGCGGATAGACCGTCTCGTTACGGATGGAGGGTTAAGTATGCTTATCGCCCTGATAATTCTGTCGATAGTTACACTGATCTCCTTTCTCTTCGTGATTGCATCAGTTAGAAGATTATCCCGTAGTATCAAGAAGAACCAGGAGCTACAACTCAGCCTTAAGGATCTCGAAAGGGATGTCTCGGATAGAGATGAGAAGCTCAAGTGGCTGACTTCTGCCAAGGAGGAACTTGAATCAACTTTCAAAGCGATTTCCTCGGACGTTTTGAATTCCAGTACTGAAAACTTCATTCGACAGGCAAACGACAAGTTCTCTGGCCTACTGAAACTCCAGAAAGAAGACTGGGGAAGCCAGAAAAAGGATTTCGAGAGCCTTGTCAGCCCGGTAAGAGACAATCTTGAAAAGCTCGAGAAAAATGTTAAAGAGCTTGAATCGAAAAGGGAAGGAGCTTATAAAGCTCTTGAAGAGCAGCTGAAGATGCTTTCAGAAGCCAACACCGACCTCAGACAGGGCGTAACGGATCTCAAGAGCGCCTTGAGAAACAGATCGACACGCGGCCGTTGGGGCGAGATAGAGCTTCGACGCATTGTTGAGCTCAGCGGGATGACCGAGCATGTTGACTTCGTGGAACAGGAGTCTATCGATAACGGTAGACCGGACATGATAGTGAAGCTGCCCAATAACGCCTTCATTCCCGTCGATGCCAAAGTGCCGCTGGACAGTTATTTGACAGCGCTGGAAGAAGAAGACGAATCTCTTAGAAAGCAGCTCATGGGTAACTACGCGAAGAATGTCCGCGATACCGTCAACAGGCTTGCCGGTAAAAAATACTCGGAGGCCTTCAGTAGAACGGCCGATTTTGTTGTCATGTTCGTTCCTCTGGAATCGGCAATCAACGCCGCCTTTCTCGCAGATCCTGAACTTTTCGAATATGCCGTTTCAAGAAAGATCCTGATCGCCTCTCCCGTCAATCTAGTTGCATTGCTCAAGTCCGTTGCATATGGATGGCAGCAGTACAGTCTTACAGAAAATGCCGAGCGTCTCGTTCAAGCCTCTAAGGAACTCTATGAAAGATTTCGGGTCTTTTTTTCCCATTACAGCAGATTACAGGGCCATCTCAAAAACGCCGTAAAGGCCTACAATGATGGGGTGGGCTCCTTTGAAAGCAGACTGCTACCCAAAGTCAGGGAGATAGAAGCACTTGCCGAGGTAAAGGAAAAACTGGAAGAGATCGAGGAGATCTCCGACGAACCGAGATCAACGAATCTTGCCGGCCGAGATTGAACTGCTCATCCCAAAGCGCTGTATAGACTGTAAGCAGTAATATACCGGAAAGCGCGAAGTTCTCATGGGTACGGTGTTTTCTTGACGACCCGATCCGGCCGCTTCTTGGCATAGTCTTAGTAAGCGCTTCCCGCATCTAATTGTGCCTTTTACTTCATAATCAAATGCAATTCCATATGAGATCAAACGAAACATCCAGCGGTGGTTTCAAGATCTTTTATGCGATAAAATGCGAAAGGGAGCTTTGAGGTTTCCAAGATCATATGAAGAAGGAGATATAGATGAATGAGATTCTCTGGTTTGTGATGCTGGTAGTGAACTTCGCTTTGATTACCATAGCATACAGATGGTGGGGAAAGACGGGCCTTTACGTATGGGTAGCTATTGCCGCGATAATAGCTAACGTTCAGGTTATAAAGACAGTCTCTCTCTTCTGGATGGCCGCCACGCTCGGGAATATCGTATATGCGACCTCCTTTCTCGCTACAGACATCCTATCGGAAAACCACGGAAAGAAAGAGGCCAGGAAGGCGGTCTATATCGGATTCTTCTCTCTAATATCCGTTACGGTGATAATGCAGATTGCGCTCGCCTTCGAGCCCCACCCTTCGGACTTTTCTCAAGAACACCTTTCTGTGGTATTTGGTCTCCTTCCCCGTATCGCTCTTGCGAGTCTTGCCGCATACTGGTGTTCTCAGCTGCACGACGTCTGGGCATACGACTTCTGGAAGAAGAGGTTCCCCGAGAAACGGCACATCTGGATAAGGAACAACGCGAGTACAATGATCTCGCAATTGATAGATACGGCTGTCTTCACTGTCATAGCCTTTGCGGGAGTCTTTTCGGCAGGTGTCTGGTGGCAGATATTCTGGTCCACTTATATTCTGAAATGGGTCGTTGCCGTTCTAGACACACCGTTCATCTATCTCGCCAGAAAGATGAAAGACGACGGGAAGATCAGAGATCTTGTTCCATAACCCTTATCATAGGCTGAAAATACTAAAAGCGCGAATTGTTGAAGCTTCGGTTTTTGGAAAACCGCCGATCTCCGGCTGGTATAATTAAGCCGAATATCCTCTGTTCAATGGTGTGGTACTTCAGCTTTCACATACGTTGCCATGTCAGGAGGTGAACAGTGAACGAAAGAGAAGAGAAACTAGATAAATACGTGGAAAAGAGAGATTTCAGCAAGACATCGGAACCGGACGGAAGAGAGGCCACTGTTGAATGGTCAAATGAAAGGCCGGTATTCGTCATTCAGAAGCATGCTGCTTCGAGGCTTCACTACGATTTCAGAATAGAAGTCGATGGAGTTCTCAAGTCATGGGCCGTTCCAAAAGGTCCTTCAACCGATCCATCGGAAAAGAGGCTCGCCGTTCCAACGGAAGACCATCCACTTGAATACGGAGACTTCGAAGGGAATATCCCGGAAGGCGAGTACGGAGGAGGCACGGTCCTTCTATGGGACCGGGGAAGCTACAGAAATCTGAAGGAAGACCCTGAATCGAATCCTCTGTTGAAGCAGATAGAAGACGGGCATATCACGATATGGCTCGAAGGCCGTAAACTTAGAGGCGGGTACGCTCTCGTAAGAACCGGTAAAGGCAGCAAAGCCAGATGGCTTCTAGTGAAGATGAATGACGAAGAGGCCGATGCGCGGAGAAATCCGACAGCCACCGAACCGGATTCGGTAAAGACCGGTAGAACTCTCGAAGAGATTCGTGATTCCGGAGAGTAATGCTGATTTGAAAGCCCCTTGTTATCTGGAAATTGATCAGACAGTATATGCCTGCCCTATCTTGAAGACCAGAAAAACCTTCAAATCTCTCGAAGACCTTTCAAACTGAAAAAACAACGGCTATCTGGAGTTGCCTCAGTCATTCGAGCCGGGGTATTTGTCGATCATCTCTGGATTCTTTAGGCCCTCCCTAACTTTTTCAAGCATCTCGGCTGTCAGTATCTTCAGTTGCAACAGATGAATGGATACGGCTACGCCAACTCCGACGAGGATAAGTGTGACGGCAGTATTGGATATCAGTATCATTGTCAAAGTGAGAGTAGACCAAAGCAATAGAAGCGCAAGGTTCCTCGCTCTCCTCCTGACGGCTCTGAAATGGAGATAGCTGTAGATATATGCGCCGAAGAGCCTGTGACTGATCAGCCATCTATATAGCTTTTTGGAGCTCCTCAAATAGCAAAATGCCGCCAACAGCAAAAAGGGTGTTGTTGGCAGCAAAGGAAGAATTATTCCCGTTATTCCAAGAAAGAGAAACAGAGATCCTGCAATTGAGAGCAGAATCCTTTTCAGTCTCACGAGTTGCCTCTCATATAACCAAATTCGTTGCTTATTGCTCTACTTCATTCAGAGAGATACCGAGCGCCTTCGCTACACCTGCTCCATAAGCTGGGTCGGCCTTTAGACAGTTTCCGATGTGTCTTATCTTTATCTCCTTAGGAGCGTCGCCCATGTTTCTTGCCGTGTTTTCAAAGAGGACCTGCTGCTGTTCGGGAGTCATCAGGTTAAAAAGCTTACCTGGCTGAGTGTAGTAATCATCGTCGTCCTCTCTGAAATTCCAGTTATCGGCCGCACCGGAAAGCTTCAGAGGCGGTTCCTTGAATTCCGGCTGTTCCACCCAGGCGCCGTAGCTGTTGGGCTCATAGCCCAGAGTGCTTCCGGCATTGTCGTCGACCCTCATCTGACCGTCCCGGTGATAGCTGTTGTAAGGATTTCGTGGTCTGTTTACGGGAATCTGATCGTGATTCACTCCCAGTCGATATCGCTGGGCGTCGCCGTAGGAAAATAGCCTTCCCTGCAGCATCTTGTCCGGTGAGAAGCCTATGCCGGGAACGATATGCGCCGGATTGAACGCGGCCTGTTCGACGTCGAGGTAGTAGTTCTCGGGATTCTTGTTCAGCTCGAAGTAACCAACCTCTATCAACGGGAACTCTCCCTTGTACCAAACCTTTGTAAGATCGAAGGGATTGTAGGGCATCTTTTCGGCCTGTTCAAGAGTCATTACCTGAATGTACATGGTCCATCTTGGGAAGTCGCCCCTTTCGATGCTTTCGAATAGATCGCGCTGGTGGCTTTCGCGGTCCTTTGCGATTATTGTCTCGGCTTCGGCATCGGTTAGATTCTTGATACCCTGCTGTGTCTTGAAGTGGAACTTCACCCAGACTCTTTCATTTTCGGCGTTTATCATGCTGAAGGTATGGCTACCGTAACCGTTCATGTGTCTGTAGGAGTAAGGTATTCCCCTGTCACTCATCGTAATGGTGACCTGATGAAGCGCTTCTGGAAGTGATGTCCAGAAATCCCAGTTGTTCTTCGCACTTCTCATGTTCGTTTTCGGATCTCTCTTGATCGCGTGGTTTAGATCGGGGAATTTCAGAGGGTCTCTAAGGAAAAAGACGGGTGTGTTGTTGCCTACGAGATCCCAGTTTCCTTCTTCCGTATAGAACTTCATCGCGAAACCTCTGATGTCCCTCTCGGCATCGGCGGCGCCTCTCTCCCCTGCAACCGTGGAGAACCTCACAAACATGTCCGTCTTCTTGCCAATTTCCGAGAAGAGCTTCGCCTTCGAGTACTTCGTTATGTCGTGGGTTACGGTGAATGTCCCGAAGGCACCGGAGCCCTTTGCGTGCATTCTCCGTTCGGGTATTACTTCTCTGTCGAAGTGGGCGAGTTTTTCGAGATACCAGACGTCCTGAAGCAACATCGGTCCACGGGGACCGGCAGTCATTGAATTCTGATTGTCTACTACTGGAGCTCCTGCTTCAGTAGTGAGTTTGCCTTCCTTCTTTGGATCATTTTCCATATTCTCCTCCTGTCTCGATGGTCCCGAGAAGCGGACATCGTTGGGTCGGCTTCCAATTAGGTTCTCGGCAATCTAGTGAATAAGTTTGTGAAGTACAATCCCGGCTCACAATTAGTGAAAACGCTGTATAGAGAAAAAAGAGTTTGATCGAAGAGACAAGATTGTAAAACTTCTTACTACTTTAAATGATTCTAACATGATATTGCGCTGACTTCTTCTAAGGGAAGAAGAGCTGACAGTTCAATTACTGGATCACCCCGCTTAAGAGATGTGGTTAGGTTTAATAACTTCTATATTGTGATCAGGATTCTGCTATCATTAAAATGAGGTGATTGAATGTACGCAGTTCTCTCGAAGAAAAGAATCGCTCCCGATACGTATGATATCTGGCTTTCTCATCCAGATATCTACAGATATGCAAAACCCGGTCAGTTCCTGATAATAAGGATAGACGAGTTTGGTGAGAGGATTCCTCTCACGATAGCATCGGCAGAAAAAGACAGGGTAAGGGTAATAGTGAAGGCCGTTGGGAAAAGCACCTATAAACTTTGTGCAATGAACGAGGGAGAATCCGTAAGCGATATAGTTGGTCCTCTTGGAAATCCCAGTGAGATCGAGAAACTTGGAACGGTCTGTGTTGTTGGCGGAGGAGTGGGAATAGCTCCTTTGTTTCCTGTTGCAAGGGCGCTTAAAGCTGCCGGAAACGAGGTAATCGGTATACTGGGTGCGGCTAACAAAGATCATCTGATCATGGTGGACGAGTTCAGGCCCTTTCTTGACAGGCTTTACCTCTCTACAGATGACGGCTCTGCGGGAATCAAGGGAACCGTAACGAACCCCCTCAAAGAAGTAATAGCAGATTATTCACCGGTCACGATATGGGCAATCGGTCCGATGGTAATGATGAAGTTCGTCTCTCTTCTCGCTTCCCAGAATGACATACCTTGCTGGGTGTCTCTCAATCCGATAATGGTGGACGGCACGGGAATGTGCGGCGCCTGCAGGGCCGAGGTTGGAGGCGAGATGAAGTTCGCCTGCGTTCATGGACCGGAGTTTGACGGCAGATTGGTCAACTGGGACGAGCTGATCAAGAGGCAGTATCAGTACAGGGAAGAGGAACGGGTTGCTCTTGAGAAATACGTACGTGAATTGGGTGAGAAGGATGGCTGAGAAGTTCAAAGTAAGAATGAGGGAGCTCGACCCTTCGGAGAGAGTCAACAGCTTCGAGGAGGTTGCCCTTGGATACACAAAGGAAGAGGCAATCGCGGAGGCAAAAAGATGTCTACAGTGCAAACACAAACCATGTGTGAGCGGCTGCCCCGTTGGAATAGATATTCCCGGTTTTATCAAGGCCCTTAGAGAGGATGACATTGAGAAGAGCACGAGGATTTTGAAAGATGCGAACAACCTTCCGGCCATCTGTGGACGAGTCTGCCCTCAGGAGAAGCAGTGCGAACTGGCCTGCGTAGTGGGAAAGATTCCCGGCAGTGAACCCGTAGCAATCGGGAGGCTGGAGAGATTCGTCGCCGATCAGAATATCTCTCTAGAGACTGCTGTAAAGCCGTCCGTAAACAAGAGAGTTGCAGTAATCGGTGCGGGTCCTGCCGGATTGACGGCCGCCGCCGATCTCGCGAAAGAGGGTTTTTCTGTTACAGTCTTCGAGGCCTTCCATACGGCGGGAGGCGTGCTTGTTTATGGCATCCCCGAATTCAGGCTTCCCAAAGAGATTGTTGCAAAGGAAGTCGAATTTGTGAAGAGCCTGGGAGTTGAATTCCGTTTCAATCAGATCATCGGCCGAACGATTCCATTCGAAGAGATCAAGAACGAATATGATGCCGTCTTCATAGGTATCGGCGCAGGCGCGCCGAGATTCATGGGAATACCTGGATCGAATCATAACAACATATTTTCCTCTTCCGAATATCTCACGAGGACAAACCTGATGAAGGCCTACCTTTTTCCGTTGTACGATACGCCAGTAAAGATAAAGGACAGAGTGGCCGTGATTGGAGCCGGAAATGTGACGATGGACGCTGCAAGAACGGTGAAGAGGCTCGGAGCCAAAGAGGTCCATGTGGTTTACAGGAGAAGCGAAGAAGAGATGCCTGCGAGAATAGAGGAGTATCACCATGCCGTAGAAGAGGGAATCATATTCCACTGGCTGACCCTTCCCGTTGAGTATATAGGTGATATAAACAACAACGTCACGGGGATGAAGTGCGTGAAGATGACTCTTGGAGAACCCGACGATTCGGGAAGAAGAAGACCGATACAGATCGAAGGATCGGAATTTGTCATGGAAGTGGACATGGTCATAGAAGCAATCGGTCAGACTCCAAATGCCATTTTGAAGGCCGGTTTCCCGGCGGTAAGGCTGAACAAGTGGGGCAGTATCGATGCCGATGAAGCAAGCGGCAGAGTCGACGAAGGTATCTACGCCGGTGGAGACATCGTTACGGGTTCTGCAACTGTAATCGAAGCGATGGGAGCCGGCAAACGCTCGGCAAGGGCAATCAAGTCATACTTATTGCGCAAGGGGTAGGTTTCAGCACCGCAATGATATTTTGGTAGAAATAATCTAATAGTATTCCAAAACAAAAAGACAACGGCCCTCCTGGATTTGTTATGAACAATTGCTCTTCATTCTTCTGAGAAAGTTTCGCCTGCTTTTAGGTGATCTGCCTTTTTTCTGTACAGATCAAATCTCAATTTTTCTAATAAATTAGACGCTTCATCCTGAAATTTCCATTGATCATGAAGGATGCTCTTGTCGAGTATCTCGGCTTTATGCGGCTTTCCAAACTCATGAACTCAGTTTCAGCCCCCTCTTTTATAGTATCTTATCCCTCAATAGACTTACTGAGATGCGATCCCGCCCGATGAACTTCCTTTATTGCGCGATGTTTAATCCATACTACCCAAAAGAGTGTTTTCGAAAAGACCGTCGAGTTTGTTAGAATAATTTAGGTTCAGAAACTAACTAATATGGAGGGGCATTCATTGTCATTTACTGAGAGAAGATCAGCGGGAGTTCCTTCCGAGCTTAGAGAGAGGAATTTGAAGACAATCATAGACGTAGTGTTTAGATATCAGCCGGTATCGAGAACAAATATCGCGAAATTGACCGGGATAAGCAAACCGACAGTGAGCAAGCTTGTGGGATTACTAATGAGCGAAAATTACATTGTGAAGACGGGTAAGACCTCTTCGGGGCTGGGCAAGAGGCAGGAGCTTCTTTCATTCAATCCCGAGAAGGCCTTCGTCATTTCCGTAGATGTTGGACTGGCGACAACGATCGTAGCAAAGGTAGATCTTTCGATGAAGATGACGAACAAGTGTGAGATAAAGACATCAGAGAGTCCCGAGAGATTCGCCTCCGAACTGGTGGACTGTCTTTCAGATTTCTGCGGAGCAGGGAAAGAATCGCCTGCCTCGGTGGTAATCTCCGTCCCCGGACTCGTTAGAAGCGATCTCAGAACTGCTATAAACGTCCCGTTGCTCCACTGGACCGATCTCCCTCTCGCGGAACTCGTAGAGGAAAGGCTCAGGCTGAACGGTATTGTCTGCGGAGTTTCGATAAACAACGATTCCAAACTGGGAGTTCTTGCCGAAGTTGCACTGAACAAGGACATTCCCGACAGCTTTTCCAACATTGTCTATGTTTTAGTGAAGGAAGGCGTTGGGGTCGGTCTTTACATCAATGGAAGTCTCTACGTGGGAAGCAATCACATTGCGGGCGAGTTTGGCCACATGTCAATAGATCCCAAAGGCCCGGAATGCTCGTGCGGAAGAAGAGGCTGCTGGCTGACGATGGTCGGCTCTAGAGAACTGGACGGCTTCATCCGCGAAAATCGGCTGGAGGATTATATTGAGCTGTTCTCGGTCGGCCTCATGAATATTGTAAACGGTCTCGACCCCAATCTAGTGGTCATCAGCGGCGCACTTGAACAGTACTGGGAAAGGGTGCTGCCGTCTTTGAGAGCGAAGCTGAAAAGCATTGCTCTCTTCGATCAATCCTCTATGGAAATTATGAAATCAGCTCTCGACGACAGAGAGGGGCCCATCTTCGGGGGAGCGTTAATGGTTTTGAGAAAGTATCTAGACATAGAAACGGGCGTCTTATAGCCCGAATTTAAAGAGAGGTGATGACAGTTGAAACGTGGAGTAGTGCTCTTGACGGTACTGTGTTTGCTCTTTGCCGGGGCAACGGCTCTCGGCAGCTCCGCAAACGAGCTGGTTGTTTACCACTGGTGGACTGCCGGTGGAGAGAAAGAGGCAATTGATGCACTCTTCGAAGTATTCATCGATGAGCACCCTGAGTATTCTATTGTTCAGAACCCGGTAGCGGGAGGCGGTGGCGGAATCCTCCGAGCGCAGATCAAGACAATGATCATGGCCGGAAATCCACCAGACACTTTCCAGATTACTTACGGACACGGTATGATAAGCTCTTTCGTCAGTGTTCTCCAACCCATCGATGATCTGATCAAGGGTTACAACATCCCGGAGGACGTCTATGAATGGGGAAGAGTCGATGGAGTCATGTATGGGGTGCCGCTAAACCTGATGCAGAACAACTGCCTCTGGTACAATGTCGACCTCGTCGAAGAGCTCGGGATCGAGATGCCAATCAAGAGTCTTGACGAATTCCTCGGAGTCTGTGCGAGAGTAAAGGCCGAAGGCTACGTACCTCTAGCAGTTGGTGCGGGAATGGGACAGCAATTCTGGCTCGGGACCCTTTTCGAAGCCGTGAACAGTGCCCTATCCGGCGGAGGCGCGGACTTCTTCGTTGATTACTATGCCGGCAAGACGACGCCTTCCGAATCCGAAGTTTTCATTGAGACGCTCAAAGTTCTCAGAACCCTTATCGTTAATGGATTCGTCAACGATGACTGGTCGGCTCTAACCTGGGACCAGGCTTCCGATCTTATGGCTACAGGAAAGGCCGTCTTCTACGTCATGGGAGACTGGGCAAAGGGTCATTTCACTTCAATGAACATGGTTCCCAACGTGGATTTCGGTTATCAGCCCTTCCCTGGAACGGATCACGTATTCATCGGACATGCAGACTGTTTTGTTCTTCCGATAGGTGTCGACAGAAAGATCGCCAAGGACTGGATACAATTCCTGACGACAGTCAAAGCGGCAAATACGTTCTGCCCCATCAAAGGAGCGGCACCATTTGTTCTCGACGCTCCTCTCGATGTCTATGATGACATTACAAAGGAGATCCTTGGCTACTTCCGTGATGACGGAGTTGCGAAAGTGCTCTCCCAGTTTGGAGCACCGCCCGAATCGTATCTCGACGTTTTCGGAACGGCCTTCAGTGAGTACTTCAATTCACCTGAGATCAACGAGAACACACTTGGCAATTTCGATTACGCTTACGAAGAGGTTTTCCTGTTCTAAAACAGACCGGCAGGTGTAAGGGCACCTGCCGGCCGTTCGCGCTCAAATGTTTTTCGAAACCAAGGAGTTGGATTATTTGAGCAAGAGAGTACAAATACTACTTTTCATTTTACCAGGTTTGATCCTTGTCGGCCTGTTCGTCTATGGCTTCACGGCCTGGACGTTTCAGGTATCGTTGACAAACTGGCGAGATGTCGGATCGGCGGGAGACTTTGTAGGGTTGGATAACTATATCAGACTGTTTTCAAAAGACCGGGTCTTCAAAACTTCACTGGTCAACACTCTCAAGCTTACACTGGTGTTTATCGGCGTGACGATCCCTCTTGGTCTCTTCCTTGCGGTGCTTCTAGACCTCAATTTGAAGGGAAAACAGCTGTTCAGACTTATATTTCTGCTCCCGCTATCCTTTTCCTTTGTTGCCTCGGCATCAATGTGGACTTGGATGTTCTCTCCGGAGATAGGCTCGGTGAATGCCTTGCTTCGGGCAATCGGACTAGATTCTCTTACTCAGCCGTGGATCACATCTGACAAACAGGCATTGATCTGCATTGCAATAGCTTATGTATGGCAATTTTCAGGTTTTTCAACGTTGGTATACTACGCTGGGATAAGCGGAGTAGCGCCAGAGATAACCGAAGCTGCGAAGATCGACGGAGCTTCAACCTTTCAGAGGTATATGAAGGTCATAATTCCCATGCAGAGACCGGCAACGCTCACAGTCCTCATGATTCTTCTCATGTATTCACTGAGAGTTTTCGACCTCGTCTGGCTAATGACCGGAGGAGGACCGGGCAGTTCTACGGAGATACTTTCGACCTTCATGTTCAGAACGGCCTTTAACAGAAATAGATTCGGATATGGGGCGGCCGTCGGGGTCGTAATGTTTGCCATATCGATCCTGATTGTCATTCCCTTCTTTGCGAGACTGAGGAGAAGCGAGTATGAGTAGGGCGAGATCAAAATCGATTTCAGGTGTAGTGGATATTACAAAGAAGGGCATAATCTATCTGTTGCTTCTAGCTGCAGCCTTCTTCTATCTCTTCCCGATATACACGGCAGTGAACACTTCTCTGAAGAGCAATCAAGAGCTGGCCTACGGTCCCGTCAATATAGTCAGAAATCCCGAATTTGCGAATTACCTCAAGGCCTTTTCCGAGATAGACAAACCGATCTGGAATAGCTTTGTGATAACTATGGTTGCAACTGCAATATCTTCGGCGCTCGGTGCATGGGGAGGTTTCGGATACTCCAAACTGAAATTCAGGGGAAGTTCCGTTCTCTTTCTGATTCTCGTTCTGGGATTTTACATTGCTCCCCAATCGATACTGATACCGCTGTTGAGATTCATTGGAAGTATCGGTTTGTACAACTCGTACTGGGGGCTGATACTTACACATACTGCGTACGGGGTTCCAATTACGACACTGCTTTTCAGGAATTATTTTGAATCTCTGCCCACCGAGGTTGTTGACAGTGCGAGAATAGACGGATGCAGCTACATAGGCACCTTCTTCAGGATTGCGCTCCCGCTATCATTGCCGGGTTTCGCA encodes:
- a CDS encoding carbohydrate ABC transporter permease — protein: MSKRVQILLFILPGLILVGLFVYGFTAWTFQVSLTNWRDVGSAGDFVGLDNYIRLFSKDRVFKTSLVNTLKLTLVFIGVTIPLGLFLAVLLDLNLKGKQLFRLIFLLPLSFSFVASASMWTWMFSPEIGSVNALLRAIGLDSLTQPWITSDKQALICIAIAYVWQFSGFSTLVYYAGISGVAPEITEAAKIDGASTFQRYMKVIIPMQRPATLTVLMILLMYSLRVFDLVWLMTGGGPGSSTEILSTFMFRTAFNRNRFGYGAAVGVVMFAISILIVIPFFARLRRSEYE
- a CDS encoding carbohydrate ABC transporter permease, with the protein product MSRARSKSISGVVDITKKGIIYLLLLAAAFFYLFPIYTAVNTSLKSNQELAYGPVNIVRNPEFANYLKAFSEIDKPIWNSFVITMVATAISSALGAWGGFGYSKLKFRGSSVLFLILVLGFYIAPQSILIPLLRFIGSIGLYNSYWGLILTHTAYGVPITTLLFRNYFESLPTEVVDSARIDGCSYIGTFFRIALPLSLPGFAVVAIFQFTNIWNEFLFGLILTRGADSQPLTVAIGNLKGTTVASWNIQMAGMLISVLPVLIVYIFFLKLIVKGLLMGSVKG